A single genomic interval of Bradyrhizobium sp. AZCC 1693 harbors:
- a CDS encoding DUF302 domain-containing protein — translation MTRRLTNRVANFCTSLLLIFLVLSAVSVARADSDDGIVRVKSAVPMAEAIARIKADIAGKGIKFFMEIDQSKLAADAGIRLRPSTLLVFGNPPLGTQFITSNPNAGLDWPVRLLLTQDDNGDVWAVWTDFGWIAKRHNIRDRVAQFEMATKVVGSITSTITTR, via the coding sequence ATGACCCGTCGTTTGACCAACCGCGTCGCGAATTTCTGCACCTCGCTGCTCCTGATATTCCTCGTCCTTTCCGCCGTCTCCGTCGCACGCGCCGACAGCGATGACGGCATCGTCCGCGTCAAGAGCGCGGTGCCGATGGCGGAAGCGATCGCCCGCATCAAGGCCGACATCGCCGGCAAGGGCATCAAGTTCTTCATGGAGATCGACCAATCGAAGCTTGCGGCCGATGCCGGCATCAGGCTGCGCCCCTCGACGCTATTGGTGTTCGGCAATCCGCCGCTCGGGACGCAATTCATCACCTCGAACCCGAACGCTGGGCTCGACTGGCCGGTCCGGCTGCTGCTCACGCAGGACGACAATGGCGACGTGTGGGCGGTGTGGACTGATTTCGGCTGGATCGCGAAGCGCCATAACATCCGGGATCGCGTCGCGCAGTTCGAGATGGCAACCAAGGTGGTGGGCTCGATCACCTCGACCATCACGACCAGGTAA
- a CDS encoding dihydrolipoyl dehydrogenase family protein, whose translation MTPEKFDVVILGGGNAGIGVTGPVWRAGMSVAMIEADLLGGTCPNRGCTPKKVLVAAGHALHEIERASIHHIAVGKPKLDWAALIDREKDMIKDIPTNLGRSMAKRNVEVIKGHGAFTGPNTIRVGNRELEARHIVIATGSRPRPLPIPGAELMITSDEMLSERELPASVIFVGGGVIALEFGHVYARAGSEVTILEALPQLLPIVDADAVARLQAESERIGIRVRTSVSVKRIEKANGRLRVHFTHEGTEHTAEAERIVNGAGRVANVDTLDLAAGQVEHANGRVAIDRHLRSTSNSNVYVCGDAVPTSPQLSPIATYEGDIVGRNIVEGPKYSPDYASMATSVYTVPPLASVGLTEAAARQKGLAFDVHTNDMLDWFSAKTYAETVAWSKVIVDQSTDRILGAHFVGHAGQELVNIFGLAMRFGITASQIRENIYAYPTFSSDIKHMLGHG comes from the coding sequence ATGACACCGGAAAAATTCGACGTGGTCATTCTGGGTGGGGGCAATGCGGGCATCGGCGTAACCGGACCGGTCTGGCGCGCCGGAATGTCGGTCGCGATGATCGAGGCCGACCTGCTCGGCGGCACCTGCCCGAACCGCGGTTGCACGCCGAAGAAGGTGCTGGTCGCCGCCGGCCACGCGCTGCACGAAATCGAACGTGCCTCCATCCATCACATCGCCGTCGGCAAGCCGAAGCTCGACTGGGCGGCGCTGATCGACCGCGAGAAGGACATGATCAAGGACATCCCGACCAACCTCGGCCGCTCGATGGCCAAGCGCAATGTCGAGGTCATCAAGGGCCACGGCGCGTTCACCGGCCCCAACACCATTCGCGTCGGCAATCGCGAACTCGAGGCCAGGCATATCGTGATCGCAACCGGATCGAGGCCGCGGCCGCTGCCGATTCCGGGCGCGGAGCTCATGATTACGTCCGACGAGATGCTCAGCGAGCGTGAACTCCCCGCCTCCGTGATCTTTGTCGGTGGCGGTGTGATCGCGCTGGAATTCGGCCACGTCTATGCGCGCGCCGGCTCGGAGGTGACGATTCTCGAAGCGTTGCCGCAACTACTGCCGATCGTGGACGCCGACGCCGTCGCGCGCCTGCAGGCCGAGAGCGAGCGGATTGGAATCCGGGTCAGGACCTCCGTCAGCGTCAAGCGAATTGAGAAGGCGAACGGCCGCCTGCGCGTTCACTTCACCCACGAGGGCACCGAGCATACGGCCGAGGCCGAACGCATCGTCAACGGCGCGGGACGCGTCGCCAACGTCGATACGCTGGATCTCGCCGCGGGTCAGGTCGAGCACGCCAATGGCCGTGTCGCGATCGACCGGCATCTGCGCTCGACCTCCAATTCCAACGTCTACGTCTGCGGCGACGCGGTGCCGACCTCGCCGCAACTGTCGCCGATCGCGACCTATGAGGGCGACATCGTCGGCCGCAACATCGTTGAGGGGCCGAAATACAGCCCCGACTATGCCAGCATGGCGACATCCGTCTACACCGTGCCGCCGCTGGCCTCCGTCGGCCTGACGGAGGCCGCCGCCAGGCAGAAGGGCCTTGCCTTCGACGTTCACACCAACGACATGCTCGACTGGTTCTCCGCAAAAACCTATGCCGAAACCGTGGCATGGTCGAAGGTGATCGTCGATCAATCGACCGACCGCATCCTCGGCGCTCATTTCGTCGGACATGCCGGCCAGGAGCTCGTGAACATTTTTGGATTGGCGATGCGCTTCGGCATTACTGCGAGCCAGATCCGGGAAAATATCTACGCCTATCCGACGTTCTCCTCCGACATCAAGCACATGCTCGGCCACGGTTAG
- a CDS encoding PRC-barrel domain-containing protein: MRIGILILFLVAGLAGSPAAFAAEDTGTTQGSRSAPADAAKEPAPPPSVTVIGAKDAHGILGREVRSAANEDMGRVVDVIVDREGNVRAAVIDFGGFLGVGSRKIVVDWGALRFVGVANKRDSITLELNKAQVAAAPEYKEDAPVVVLGAAGRLQPWDFDH; the protein is encoded by the coding sequence ATGCGCATCGGTATTCTCATTCTGTTTCTGGTCGCTGGATTAGCCGGCAGCCCGGCGGCTTTTGCGGCAGAGGACACCGGCACGACGCAAGGTAGCCGCTCCGCGCCGGCGGACGCGGCAAAGGAGCCTGCGCCTCCGCCGTCGGTCACGGTGATCGGCGCCAAGGATGCCCACGGCATCCTCGGCCGCGAAGTTCGCAGCGCCGCGAACGAGGATATGGGGCGCGTCGTCGATGTGATCGTGGACCGTGAGGGCAACGTGCGCGCCGCGGTGATCGATTTCGGCGGCTTTCTCGGCGTCGGCAGCCGGAAGATCGTCGTCGACTGGGGCGCGCTGCGTTTCGTGGGCGTTGCCAACAAGCGTGACAGCATCACGCTCGAGCTGAACAAGGCCCAGGTGGCGGCGGCGCCCGAATACAAGGAAGACGCGCCGGTCGTCGTTCTCGGTGCGGCCGGCCGTCTGCAACCGTGGGATTTCGATCACTAG
- a CDS encoding cupin domain-containing protein, which translates to MSTSNVASRTIWQGLALAGLIAGSVATTSTAIAGECPAGKMQPNVRPMVDTKPVGVTDVTLGAINLEKQPANIRDRELRFRKLTIEPGGIVPWHSHDDRPALIYVQQGEIAEYASNCADPIVHKAGEIRPEVAGTSHWWKNLGKETVILYVSDVRKDPHDHNM; encoded by the coding sequence ATGTCCACATCCAACGTCGCGTCACGCACAATCTGGCAAGGCCTCGCACTCGCCGGACTAATCGCGGGTTCGGTCGCAACCACCTCGACCGCCATCGCCGGCGAATGCCCGGCCGGCAAGATGCAGCCCAACGTCCGCCCGATGGTCGACACCAAGCCCGTCGGCGTCACCGACGTCACGCTCGGCGCGATCAACCTCGAGAAGCAGCCGGCCAATATCAGGGATCGCGAGCTGCGCTTCCGCAAGCTGACGATCGAGCCCGGCGGCATCGTGCCCTGGCACAGCCATGACGACCGTCCCGCGCTGATCTACGTCCAGCAGGGCGAGATCGCCGAATACGCCAGCAACTGTGCCGATCCGATCGTGCACAAGGCCGGCGAGATCAGGCCGGAAGTCGCCGGCACCTCGCACTGGTGGAAGAACCTCGGCAAGGAGACCGTCATTCTCTATGTCAGCGACGTCCGCAAGGATCCGCACGACCACAACATGTAA
- a CDS encoding peroxiredoxin-like family protein, with translation MTTTLSSANAERLKQAFQQCRDMEGTLREQLEAYAAAGREIFPAYGEAVDRLVVRVNENGGGENAPRPGEVMPPFLLPDETGRLVSLKSLTDRGPVAVMFYRGHWCPYCRLNVRAVIQAQDRIKALGALTVAIMPETQAYAEKFKSEAEAPFPVLTDLDNGYALSLNLAIWLGSEIQRLLSYQDMASFQGNDGWVLPIPATFVVGRDGLVKARFVDPDFRKRMEIDDLIAALKSASEER, from the coding sequence ATGACGACGACGCTTTCATCAGCCAATGCCGAACGCCTCAAGCAGGCGTTCCAGCAATGCCGTGACATGGAAGGCACCTTGCGCGAGCAGCTCGAGGCCTATGCCGCGGCCGGGCGGGAGATCTTTCCGGCCTATGGCGAGGCGGTCGACCGGCTGGTCGTGCGCGTAAATGAAAATGGCGGCGGCGAAAACGCGCCACGGCCGGGCGAAGTGATGCCGCCGTTCCTGCTTCCGGACGAAACCGGCCGGCTGGTCAGCCTGAAATCACTGACCGACCGCGGCCCGGTTGCGGTGATGTTCTATCGCGGTCATTGGTGCCCTTATTGCCGGCTGAATGTGCGGGCGGTGATCCAGGCCCAGGACCGGATCAAGGCGTTGGGCGCGCTGACGGTTGCGATCATGCCGGAGACGCAAGCCTATGCCGAGAAGTTCAAGTCCGAGGCGGAAGCGCCGTTTCCGGTGCTGACCGACCTCGATAATGGCTACGCACTGTCGCTCAATCTTGCGATCTGGCTCGGCAGCGAGATCCAGCGGCTGTTGTCATACCAGGATATGGCAAGCTTCCAGGGCAATGACGGCTGGGTGTTGCCGATTCCGGCGACCTTCGTGGTCGGCCGCGACGGATTGGTGAAGGCCCGCTTTGTCGATCCCGATTTCCGCAAGCGCATGGAAATCGACGACCTGATCGCCGCGCTGAAGAGCGCGAGCGAAGAACGGTAG
- a CDS encoding MFS transporter, which translates to MTDISAQIKSDAMEMQGHSPGVVLRSLVIGLTAFLTVVDLFATQAILPSLTRHYNVTPAAMGFAVNASTMGMAVAGLVVGFLSPHIDRRLGILASLVLLAIPTALLASAPDLTVFTVLRIAQGLCMASAFALTLAYLGEQCSSMDAGGAFAAYITGNVASNLIGRLVSAAVVDTLGLASNFYFFALLNLAGAVLVHFTIQRVKPMHAAPTAQSPFVATIGHWRNPALRSAFAIGFCILFAFIGTFTFVNFVLVRAPLSLERMDLGFVYFVFAPSVVTTLLAGRAVARYGTRPTIWGALVVAAVGLPLMLSSHLPQVLTGMVLVGVGTFFAQACATGFVGQAASDNRGIASGTYLACYFLGGLVGSAVLGQLFDRFGWTACVAGVGTSLAIAALLTTRLALTRSAGSPA; encoded by the coding sequence ATGACCGACATCTCCGCGCAGATTAAATCAGACGCGATGGAAATGCAGGGCCATTCACCCGGCGTGGTGCTGCGGTCCCTCGTCATCGGCCTCACGGCATTCCTGACCGTGGTCGATCTGTTTGCCACGCAGGCGATCCTTCCCTCGCTGACCCGGCATTACAACGTGACCCCCGCCGCGATGGGCTTTGCGGTCAACGCGAGCACCATGGGCATGGCCGTCGCGGGACTCGTGGTCGGTTTCTTAAGCCCGCACATCGACCGCCGGCTCGGCATTCTCGCAAGCCTTGTCCTGCTCGCGATCCCTACCGCGCTGCTGGCGAGCGCGCCCGACCTAACCGTATTCACGGTCCTGCGCATTGCGCAGGGCCTCTGCATGGCCTCGGCCTTTGCGCTGACGCTGGCCTATCTTGGCGAGCAATGTAGTTCGATGGATGCGGGCGGCGCGTTCGCGGCCTATATCACCGGCAACGTCGCCAGCAACCTGATCGGGCGGCTGGTGTCGGCCGCCGTCGTCGATACGCTCGGGCTGGCCTCGAACTTCTACTTCTTCGCGCTGCTCAATCTTGCCGGCGCGGTGCTGGTTCACTTCACCATTCAGCGCGTCAAGCCGATGCACGCGGCGCCGACGGCGCAATCGCCGTTCGTCGCCACGATCGGGCATTGGCGCAACCCGGCACTCCGCTCGGCCTTTGCCATCGGCTTCTGCATCCTGTTCGCCTTTATCGGCACCTTCACCTTCGTGAATTTCGTGCTGGTGCGCGCGCCGCTGTCGCTGGAGCGGATGGATCTCGGCTTTGTCTATTTCGTGTTCGCCCCATCCGTCGTCACCACGCTGCTCGCCGGCAGAGCGGTGGCGCGTTACGGCACGCGGCCGACGATCTGGGGCGCGCTTGTGGTCGCCGCTGTGGGTCTGCCCCTGATGCTGTCCTCGCATCTGCCGCAGGTTCTGACCGGCATGGTGCTGGTCGGCGTCGGCACGTTCTTCGCCCAGGCCTGCGCCACCGGCTTTGTCGGGCAGGCCGCCAGCGACAACCGTGGCATTGCCAGTGGAACTTACCTTGCCTGCTATTTCCTCGGCGGCCTCGTCGGCAGCGCCGTGCTCGGCCAGTTGTTCGACCGCTTCGGATGGACCGCCTGCGTCGCCGGCGTCGGGACGTCGCTGGCCATAGCGGCGCTATTGACCACGCGTCTCGCGCTCACTCGGTCCGCCGGGTCTCCGGCATGA
- a CDS encoding amylo-alpha-1,6-glucosidase: MTAEVTQLITIEAAERVAESPFYIPMTGPATRPRCSLKHDDTFIVLDSHGDIGASAGGPDGLFNADTRYLARLEMVLDEVQPLLLGSNMRDDNSALTVDLTNSDVYRNGRLALQKDTLHIVRSIFLWRGTAYQRIALQNHGDRPASFDLTLLFDNDFADLFEVRGERRARRGIGSSRLLGPADVVLEYSGLDGQARITALHFEPRPTRLAVNAATYHLELAPKEAVALFVAVSCNKPIMQKPVPFFRGLLAHRREMRRSTSGAASIETSNQIFNEVLCQAMADLNMLMTETPQGRYPYAGIPWYSTTFGRDGLIAALQMLWVDPRIARGVLRRLAFFQAKTTDPLADAEPGKILHEMRGGEMAALREVPFAQYYGSVDSTSLFVLLAGLYVERTGDEATLAELWPAIEAALQWIDGPGDPDKDGFVEYQRATEQGLANQGWKDSFDAIFHADGQLAEGYIALAEVQGYVFAGKRLAARCARRLGLIDQAAQLESAALLLAERFEEAFWCEELGTYALALDGAKRPCKVRTSNAGQLLFTGIVRTDRARKVAADLMSQKFFSGWGIRTVARGEARYNPMSYHDGSIWPHDNALIALGFARYGLKHSVAHLFKGLFDAASYMDLRRLPELFCGFQRERRRGPVLYPVACAPQAWASATPFSLLEAALGLEFDAARGEIRLRDPRLPEFLNEVLLRDLQLGPSSVDLRVRRHGDEVSLEVVRTRGHIQVSIVLTH, from the coding sequence GAAATGGTGCTCGACGAAGTCCAGCCGCTGCTGCTCGGCTCCAACATGCGCGACGACAATTCGGCGCTGACCGTCGACCTGACCAATTCCGACGTCTACCGCAACGGCAGGCTGGCGTTGCAGAAGGACACGCTGCACATCGTGCGCTCGATTTTCCTGTGGCGCGGCACGGCCTACCAGCGCATCGCCCTGCAAAATCACGGCGACCGGCCGGCGAGCTTCGATCTCACGTTATTGTTCGACAATGATTTCGCCGATTTGTTCGAGGTGCGCGGCGAGCGCCGGGCGCGCCGGGGAATAGGTTCCAGCCGGCTGCTCGGCCCCGCCGATGTCGTGCTGGAATATAGCGGGCTCGACGGTCAGGCTCGCATTACCGCCCTGCATTTCGAGCCGCGGCCGACGCGGCTTGCCGTCAATGCGGCCACCTATCATTTGGAGCTGGCGCCGAAGGAAGCGGTCGCATTGTTCGTAGCGGTATCCTGCAACAAGCCGATCATGCAGAAGCCGGTGCCGTTCTTCCGCGGCCTGCTGGCGCATCGTCGCGAGATGCGGCGCTCGACATCAGGCGCGGCCAGCATTGAAACATCGAATCAAATCTTCAACGAGGTGCTGTGCCAGGCAATGGCCGACCTCAACATGCTGATGACCGAAACGCCGCAGGGGCGCTACCCCTATGCGGGCATTCCCTGGTATTCGACCACGTTCGGCCGCGACGGACTGATCGCCGCGCTGCAAATGCTGTGGGTCGATCCGCGCATTGCGCGGGGCGTGCTGCGGCGGCTTGCTTTCTTCCAGGCCAAGACCACAGATCCGCTCGCCGACGCGGAGCCCGGCAAGATCCTGCACGAGATGCGCGGCGGCGAGATGGCCGCGCTGCGCGAGGTGCCGTTCGCGCAATATTACGGCAGCGTCGATTCGACGTCGCTGTTCGTTCTGCTGGCCGGTCTTTATGTCGAACGCACCGGCGACGAGGCGACGCTGGCCGAGCTGTGGCCGGCGATCGAAGCGGCGCTGCAATGGATCGACGGCCCCGGCGATCCCGACAAGGACGGCTTCGTCGAGTACCAGCGCGCCACCGAGCAGGGGCTTGCCAACCAGGGCTGGAAGGATTCCTTCGACGCCATCTTCCATGCCGACGGGCAACTCGCCGAAGGCTATATCGCGCTGGCGGAGGTGCAGGGATATGTCTTTGCCGGCAAGCGGCTGGCGGCGCGCTGCGCCCGGCGCCTGGGATTGATCGATCAGGCGGCGCAACTCGAATCCGCGGCGCTGCTGCTTGCCGAACGCTTCGAGGAGGCATTCTGGTGCGAGGAACTCGGCACCTACGCGCTGGCGCTCGACGGCGCCAAGCGGCCGTGCAAGGTGCGAACGTCGAATGCCGGGCAGCTTCTGTTCACCGGCATCGTCCGCACCGATCGCGCCCGGAAGGTTGCCGCCGACCTGATGAGTCAAAAGTTCTTTTCGGGATGGGGCATCCGCACCGTGGCGCGCGGCGAAGCCCGTTACAATCCGATGTCCTATCACGACGGATCGATCTGGCCGCACGACAATGCGCTGATCGCGCTCGGCTTCGCGCGCTACGGCCTGAAGCATTCGGTGGCGCATCTGTTCAAGGGCCTGTTCGACGCCGCGAGCTACATGGATCTGCGGCGGCTGCCGGAATTGTTCTGCGGTTTCCAGCGCGAGAGGCGGCGCGGGCCGGTGCTCTACCCCGTCGCCTGCGCGCCGCAGGCATGGGCCAGCGCGACGCCGTTCAGCCTGCTGGAGGCGGCGCTCGGCCTCGAATTCGATGCGGCGCGCGGCGAGATCCGTCTGCGTGATCCACGGCTGCCGGAATTCCTCAACGAAGTGCTGTTGCGCGATCTGCAGCTCGGGCCTTCCAGCGTCGATTTGAGGGTTCGCCGCCACGGTGATGAAGTATCGCTCGAGGTCGTGCGAACCCGCGGTCATATTCAGGTGTCGATCGTATTGACGCATTAG
- a CDS encoding MFS transporter, with protein sequence MPLPPPGNKPKPSRESQRGLDWFIFFLADVQTGFGPFIAVYLTTQKWTQVEIGFVLSIGGIIGLLGQMPGGAIVDAARSERLVAGLAVATIGSAALAYALWPIFPVVTAAAILHALASCVLGPAIAAISLGLVGPFAIGERLGRNARFASLGNGSAAALMGATGYLLSSRSVFLVTFMLAIPTLLALSRIRGQEIDVAQSHGAVVGEVPDKEATSVFHLLRQRPLLIFAGGVLLFQLANAAMLPLMAGVVTMRSSQWAPVLIAACIIVPQAIVALTSPSVGRKAQAWGRRPLLLLAFGALAVRGLLFAVVRDPYLLVAVQVFDGITAAVLSVMVPLIVADVAFGSGHFNLAQGIVGTATGIGASLSTVLAGYISDTFGSSTAFIGLAGIAALGLTVIWLFMPETRRTE encoded by the coding sequence GTGCCGCTGCCGCCGCCGGGCAACAAGCCAAAGCCGTCGCGCGAAAGCCAGCGCGGCCTCGACTGGTTCATCTTCTTTCTCGCCGACGTTCAGACCGGTTTCGGTCCGTTCATTGCCGTGTACCTGACCACGCAGAAATGGACGCAGGTCGAGATCGGCTTTGTGCTGTCGATCGGCGGCATCATCGGCCTGCTCGGCCAGATGCCGGGCGGCGCCATCGTCGACGCTGCGCGTTCCGAGCGGCTGGTGGCGGGCCTGGCGGTCGCCACCATCGGCAGCGCCGCACTGGCCTATGCGTTATGGCCGATCTTTCCGGTGGTAACGGCGGCGGCGATTCTGCATGCGCTGGCGAGCTGCGTATTGGGTCCGGCGATTGCGGCGATCAGCCTCGGCCTGGTCGGGCCGTTCGCGATCGGGGAGCGGCTTGGGCGCAATGCCCGCTTCGCGTCGCTCGGCAACGGCTCGGCGGCGGCGCTGATGGGCGCGACCGGGTACCTGCTATCGAGCCGGTCGGTGTTTCTCGTGACCTTCATGCTCGCGATCCCGACATTGCTGGCGCTTTCCCGTATTCGCGGGCAGGAGATCGACGTGGCGCAAAGCCACGGCGCCGTGGTGGGGGAGGTTCCCGATAAAGAAGCCACCAGCGTGTTCCATCTGCTGCGCCAGCGTCCGCTACTGATCTTTGCGGGCGGCGTGCTGCTGTTTCAGCTCGCGAACGCCGCCATGCTGCCGCTGATGGCCGGCGTCGTTACCATGCGGTCAAGCCAATGGGCGCCGGTGCTGATTGCGGCCTGCATCATCGTGCCGCAGGCCATCGTCGCGCTGACCTCGCCCTCGGTCGGCCGCAAGGCGCAGGCGTGGGGCAGGCGGCCGCTGCTGCTGTTGGCTTTCGGCGCGCTGGCGGTCCGCGGCCTGCTGTTTGCGGTCGTGAGAGATCCCTATCTCCTGGTCGCGGTGCAGGTGTTCGACGGCATCACTGCGGCGGTGCTCAGCGTGATGGTGCCGCTGATCGTGGCCGATGTCGCCTTCGGAAGCGGCCACTTCAATCTGGCGCAAGGCATCGTCGGCACCGCAACCGGCATCGGCGCGTCGCTCAGCACGGTATTGGCGGGCTATATCAGCGACACCTTTGGCAGCAGCACAGCCTTCATCGGGCTGGCCGGAATCGCAGCCCTTGGCCTGACAGTGATCTGGCTGTTCATGCCGGAGACCCGGCGGACCGAGTGA